In one window of Cytophagaceae bacterium ABcell3 DNA:
- a CDS encoding SDR family oxidoreductase, translating into MKNKVVIITGGSSGIGKACAEKFGSEGAKVVVTGRNPEKLQETEQWLKNKGIDVLAIIADVSLQEDCKRMVAHTVDRFGTIDILINNAGITMRALFEDADVEVIKKVMDINFYGTVYATKYALPYILKQKGSIVAVSSIAGLRGLPARIGYSSSKFAMQGFMESLRAELLYKGVHVLVACPGFTTSNIRTSALGEDGSVQGESPRDEGKMMTAEEVANHMYKAVVKRKRDIVLTTQGKLTVFMNKWFPGFMDKVVFKVLAKEKDSPLQKA; encoded by the coding sequence ATGAAAAATAAAGTTGTTATCATTACTGGAGGGTCTTCTGGTATAGGAAAAGCATGTGCTGAAAAGTTTGGGTCGGAAGGTGCTAAGGTTGTTGTTACCGGTAGGAACCCTGAAAAGCTCCAAGAGACAGAACAGTGGCTTAAAAACAAAGGAATTGATGTGTTAGCGATAATCGCAGATGTAAGCCTTCAGGAAGATTGCAAACGGATGGTTGCTCATACCGTTGATCGTTTCGGAACCATTGATATACTTATTAATAATGCCGGTATTACTATGCGTGCTTTGTTTGAAGATGCTGATGTCGAGGTGATCAAAAAAGTTATGGATATCAACTTTTACGGGACTGTATATGCTACTAAATACGCCTTGCCCTATATTTTAAAACAAAAAGGGTCTATTGTGGCAGTTTCCTCTATTGCAGGTTTGCGTGGATTGCCTGCTCGAATAGGATATTCTTCTTCAAAATTTGCCATGCAAGGCTTTATGGAGTCTTTGCGTGCTGAGTTATTGTACAAGGGCGTTCATGTACTTGTGGCTTGTCCTGGGTTTACTACTTCCAATATACGTACTTCTGCGCTAGGGGAGGATGGCTCTGTACAAGGAGAATCTCCAAGAGATGAAGGTAAAATGATGACTGCCGAAGAAGTAGCCAATCATATGTATAAAGCTGTAGTAAAAAGAAAAAGGGATATTGTATTGACCACCCAAGGTAAACTGACTGTGTTCATGAATAAATGGTTTCCTGGATTTATGGATAAAGTCGTATTTAAAGTTTTGGCTAAAGAAAAGGACTCTCCTTTGCAGAAGGCCTAA
- a CDS encoding alpha/beta hydrolase, whose translation MMDTSSYFMFSGAVLHYSVRGRGGKAMLSFHGYGQSNECFKKLDEELSENYTIYSFDLFYHGQSFWHKKDEPMSKHFLREMILSFLNEKNIGRFSVLGFSMGGKFALGVLEAFSERVEEVILIAPDGVRRNPWYVLATSYRLPRKLLRRIVLRPGLYLGMAKFFSGAGFLNNRVTKFSNSQMATVKQRRRVYFSWVVFRLLCYDVRALASLINKHEIKVTFFLGKYDKIITISHLKRFLKYIKSSEVYVLQAGHSNLINAVADFYRKRNEK comes from the coding sequence ATGATGGATACATCGAGTTATTTTATGTTTTCAGGAGCGGTCTTGCACTATTCTGTCCGAGGGAGAGGAGGTAAGGCGATGCTTTCGTTTCACGGCTATGGTCAGAGCAATGAGTGTTTTAAAAAGTTGGATGAGGAACTGTCTGAAAACTATACTATATACAGTTTTGACTTGTTTTATCACGGACAAAGCTTTTGGCATAAGAAAGATGAACCAATGTCAAAACACTTTCTGCGAGAGATGATATTATCTTTTTTGAATGAAAAAAATATTGGTCGGTTCTCTGTGTTAGGCTTTAGTATGGGAGGGAAGTTTGCCTTAGGGGTGTTGGAGGCTTTCTCTGAAAGGGTAGAGGAGGTGATCTTAATAGCTCCTGACGGCGTTAGGCGCAACCCATGGTATGTATTGGCAACAAGTTATAGATTGCCTAGGAAGCTGCTAAGAAGGATTGTTTTAAGGCCTGGGCTTTATTTGGGAATGGCAAAGTTTTTTAGTGGAGCTGGTTTTTTGAATAATAGGGTGACTAAATTTTCCAATTCGCAAATGGCTACCGTTAAACAACGGAGGAGGGTCTATTTCTCTTGGGTGGTTTTTAGGTTGCTATGTTATGATGTTCGTGCGCTTGCTAGTTTGATAAACAAGCACGAAATAAAAGTGACTTTTTTTTTAGGTAAATATGATAAAATTATCACCATTAGCCATTTAAAAAGATTTTTGAAGTATATTAAAAGTTCTGAAGTTTATGTTTTACAAGCCGGCCACAGTAACCTGATCAATGCCGTGGCTGATTTTTACAGAAAAAGGAATGAAAAATAA
- a CDS encoding molybdenum cofactor biosynthesis protein MoaE yields the protein MEKLFIQGPIKPLFVSEVIQKHASDYRSGAFTMFLGQIRNDEIDGQEVQGIEYTAYEEMAEKAAQKIIEESIKSFELNTVQIYHSLGLVKTGEASLFVLVTAGHRPNVFKACAHIVERIKKELPVWGKEIFDNNTYTWKKNIF from the coding sequence ATGGAAAAACTATTTATACAAGGCCCCATAAAACCGCTATTCGTTTCAGAAGTAATTCAAAAGCATGCTTCAGATTACAGATCTGGTGCATTTACCATGTTTCTTGGTCAGATACGCAATGACGAAATAGACGGGCAAGAAGTTCAAGGCATAGAGTATACAGCATATGAAGAAATGGCAGAAAAAGCTGCCCAGAAAATCATTGAAGAGTCTATAAAAAGCTTTGAGCTCAATACCGTTCAAATTTATCATAGCCTCGGTTTGGTCAAAACAGGGGAAGCCAGCCTTTTTGTACTTGTCACAGCAGGGCACAGGCCCAATGTATTCAAAGCTTGTGCGCATATAGTAGAAAGAATAAAAAAAGAGCTTCCTGTTTGGGGAAAAGAAATTTTTGACAACAATACTTATACCTGGAAAAAAAATATTTTTTGA
- a CDS encoding molybdenum cofactor guanylyltransferase — MKATGIILAGGKSSRMKEYPKGLLTFNGDTFVNHIANELEKVTSEIIVNANSHKYDHLGYQVVTDVMEEKGPLGGIYSALQQSSNPLNIVVACDMPMVSASFMQMLLENIQHFDAAIPKTGELLQPLYACYNKSSLSKLQDLINEDFLKLQQLPAKLNCNVITCSLKGADQYLNINTPEDYKKLTSEL; from the coding sequence ATGAAAGCTACAGGAATCATATTGGCCGGGGGGAAAAGCAGCCGGATGAAAGAATACCCTAAAGGCTTGCTCACTTTCAATGGCGATACCTTTGTCAACCATATAGCCAATGAACTTGAGAAGGTAACATCAGAAATAATTGTCAATGCCAACTCACACAAGTACGACCATTTGGGGTATCAGGTAGTCACGGATGTAATGGAAGAAAAAGGCCCCTTGGGAGGAATATATAGTGCGTTACAACAGTCTTCCAACCCACTAAACATAGTAGTTGCTTGTGATATGCCCATGGTTTCTGCATCGTTTATGCAAATGTTATTAGAAAACATTCAACATTTTGATGCTGCCATACCCAAGACAGGTGAACTACTACAACCATTGTATGCTTGTTATAATAAAAGTAGTCTATCTAAACTACAGGACTTGATCAATGAAGACTTTTTAAAGCTCCAACAACTCCCTGCCAAGTTAAACTGCAATGTCATTACCTGTAGTTTAAAAGGGGCGGATCAATACCTAAACATTAACACGCCGGAAGATTACAAAAAATTAACATCTGAACTATGA
- the metG gene encoding methionine--tRNA ligase, translating into MTETMSEQFKRYTITSALPYANGPVHIGHLAGVYVPADIYVRFLRSKGKEVAFVCGSDEHGVPITIRAKKEGVTPQQVVDKYHNIIKESFKEFGISFDIYSRTSSKTHYETSSEFFKDLYEKGCFEETTTEQYFDPKAKQFLADRYIVGTCPKCGNENAYGDQCESCGSTLSPSELINPHSTLSGEKPVLKETTHWYLPLNKYEDWLKEWILKEHKEWKPNVYGQCKSWIEQGLQPRAVTRDLDWGVPVPLEGAEGKVLYVWFDAPIGYISATKDWAAENNTDWEKHWKDKETKLVHFIGKDNIVFHCIIFPSMLKASGDYILPDNIPANEFLNLEGNKISTSRNWAVWLHEYLKEFPGKADVLRYTLCANAPETKDNDFTWKDFQARNNNELVAIYGNFINRAVVLTHKYFDGKVPEAGPLENIDKDVLEKLQAFPEKIASSLELYRFREALSYLMDLARTGNKYLADTEPWKLFKTDPDRVKTILNIGLQISGALAILSEPFLPFTAATLSKMLNLTNKKWEHAGTTNLLPEGHTINKAELLFEKIEDNAVEAQIQKLLDTKKANELEAASVPELKSEITFDDFTKVDIRVSTILEAEKVPKTKKLLKLKLDTGIDERTVVSGIAEYYKPEEIIGKQVCLMANLAPRKIKGIESQGMILMAEDKDGTLAFVSPGKAVSNGSQIS; encoded by the coding sequence ATAACAGAAACCATGTCTGAGCAATTTAAAAGATATACAATTACTTCTGCACTTCCATATGCCAATGGTCCTGTACACATTGGTCATTTGGCAGGTGTTTATGTTCCAGCCGATATTTATGTACGTTTCCTTAGGTCCAAAGGCAAAGAAGTTGCTTTTGTTTGTGGGTCTGACGAGCATGGTGTGCCGATAACCATTAGAGCTAAAAAAGAAGGTGTTACCCCTCAACAAGTAGTAGATAAATATCATAACATCATAAAAGAGTCCTTCAAAGAATTTGGGATTTCTTTTGACATCTACTCAAGGACATCCTCAAAAACACATTACGAAACCAGCTCTGAATTTTTTAAAGACCTTTACGAGAAAGGTTGTTTTGAAGAAACTACTACCGAACAGTATTTCGACCCTAAAGCCAAACAGTTTCTGGCAGACCGGTACATTGTAGGCACCTGTCCAAAATGTGGCAATGAAAATGCTTACGGTGACCAATGTGAGTCTTGTGGTTCTACCTTAAGCCCTTCAGAGCTTATAAATCCTCATTCCACCTTAAGTGGAGAAAAACCAGTTTTAAAAGAAACTACCCATTGGTACCTACCGCTGAACAAATATGAAGATTGGCTCAAGGAGTGGATACTTAAAGAACACAAAGAGTGGAAACCCAACGTTTATGGACAATGCAAGTCATGGATAGAGCAAGGCCTGCAACCCCGTGCCGTAACACGTGACCTTGACTGGGGCGTACCGGTACCTCTTGAAGGTGCGGAAGGAAAAGTCCTTTATGTCTGGTTTGACGCTCCTATTGGTTACATTTCTGCAACTAAAGACTGGGCAGCAGAAAACAACACCGATTGGGAAAAACACTGGAAAGACAAAGAAACGAAGCTTGTTCATTTTATTGGTAAGGACAATATAGTTTTCCACTGCATTATTTTCCCTTCTATGCTCAAAGCAAGCGGTGACTATATTCTGCCTGATAATATCCCTGCCAATGAATTCCTTAACCTGGAAGGCAATAAAATATCAACGTCAAGGAACTGGGCGGTATGGCTTCATGAGTACTTAAAGGAGTTTCCGGGTAAAGCCGATGTACTAAGGTATACACTTTGTGCCAATGCCCCAGAAACTAAAGACAATGACTTTACCTGGAAAGACTTTCAAGCAAGGAACAACAATGAACTGGTGGCTATCTATGGCAACTTTATCAACCGTGCCGTAGTATTGACGCACAAATATTTTGACGGAAAAGTTCCAGAGGCAGGCCCGTTAGAAAACATTGACAAGGACGTTCTAGAGAAGCTTCAAGCTTTTCCAGAAAAAATTGCCAGCTCACTTGAATTGTACCGTTTCCGCGAAGCACTGAGCTACCTCATGGATTTAGCACGCACAGGAAATAAATATTTGGCAGACACAGAGCCGTGGAAATTGTTCAAGACCGATCCAGATAGAGTGAAAACCATCCTTAATATTGGTCTTCAAATCTCTGGTGCTCTTGCCATTTTGTCTGAACCATTTTTACCGTTCACTGCTGCCACCTTGAGCAAGATGCTAAATTTAACAAACAAAAAATGGGAGCATGCAGGCACAACTAACTTACTGCCAGAAGGTCATACTATAAACAAAGCAGAACTCCTTTTTGAAAAAATAGAAGACAATGCTGTTGAAGCCCAAATACAAAAATTGCTGGACACCAAAAAAGCCAATGAACTAGAAGCAGCAAGTGTTCCTGAACTAAAGTCTGAAATCACTTTTGATGATTTCACCAAAGTAGATATCAGAGTTTCTACCATTCTTGAAGCAGAAAAAGTACCTAAAACTAAAAAGCTGCTAAAGCTTAAACTAGATACCGGGATTGATGAAAGAACGGTGGTTAGCGGAATTGCAGAATACTATAAACCTGAAGAAATTATAGGGAAACAAGTATGCCTAATGGCGAACTTGGCACCACGTAAAATCAAAGGAATAGAGTCCCAAGGAATGATTTTAATGGCTGAAGACAAAGACGGAACCTTGGCTTTTGTCAGCCCTGGGAAAGCTGTATCAAACGGTAGCCAAATAAGCTAA
- a CDS encoding molybdopterin molybdotransferase MoeA, translating to MISVEEAKKLIIENTSISENSEEVHCELAAGKILAEDIFSPTDLPPFRQAAMDGYGIALTKETQSINHKVIAEVRAGDYVERPVDAQSAVRIFTGARVPDDVNCLVIQENVNANNDTITSDKADFLKPMANIRPQGEQVQKGALALKKGTLLTPASVGYLNSMGIEKIKVIKPAKIGILVTGDELQKPGSALDKAQVYESNSGMLKSVLHYTLGLKDVSIHFVKDDFNSVKETIDHIFKESDLLLVTGGISAGKYDFVKRALEELGVNSIFYKIAQKPGKPLYFGKKASKAVFGLPGNPAAALTCYYQYVYPYLKKHQGHSSYFLPEQNMTLKNSFAKKPGLAMFLKAKANGSEVEISQGQASSMLHTFSEANAFVYLPSETGEVKTGEPVKVNLLNH from the coding sequence ATGATTTCAGTAGAAGAAGCCAAAAAATTAATTATAGAAAACACCTCTATTTCAGAAAATTCGGAAGAAGTACATTGTGAGCTAGCAGCAGGGAAAATATTAGCAGAAGATATATTCTCCCCTACAGACCTTCCCCCATTCAGGCAAGCTGCCATGGACGGTTATGGAATAGCATTAACAAAAGAAACCCAAAGCATTAATCACAAGGTAATTGCAGAGGTACGCGCAGGAGATTATGTAGAAAGGCCTGTAGACGCACAAAGTGCTGTCCGAATATTTACAGGGGCAAGAGTTCCTGACGATGTAAACTGTCTTGTCATTCAGGAAAATGTGAATGCCAATAACGACACGATAACATCGGACAAAGCTGATTTTTTGAAACCCATGGCCAACATTCGGCCACAGGGCGAGCAAGTACAAAAAGGGGCGCTGGCTTTGAAAAAAGGTACGCTGCTCACTCCTGCCAGCGTAGGCTACCTGAACAGTATGGGCATCGAAAAAATTAAAGTAATAAAACCTGCCAAGATCGGCATCTTGGTAACAGGAGATGAACTCCAAAAACCAGGAAGCGCTTTAGACAAAGCCCAAGTTTATGAGTCTAATTCAGGGATGCTAAAATCTGTTTTACACTATACTTTAGGGCTTAAAGATGTCAGCATCCATTTTGTCAAAGATGATTTCAATTCTGTTAAGGAAACCATAGATCATATTTTTAAAGAAAGCGACCTATTGTTGGTCACTGGTGGGATTTCGGCTGGAAAATATGACTTTGTTAAAAGAGCATTAGAAGAACTAGGCGTAAACAGTATATTTTATAAAATAGCCCAAAAACCAGGAAAGCCCTTATATTTTGGCAAAAAAGCATCCAAAGCAGTCTTTGGGCTTCCAGGAAACCCTGCCGCTGCCTTGACCTGTTACTACCAGTACGTTTACCCTTATTTAAAAAAGCACCAGGGACACTCTTCATATTTTCTTCCTGAACAAAACATGACCTTAAAAAACAGCTTTGCCAAAAAACCAGGTCTCGCCATGTTTCTTAAAGCCAAGGCAAATGGAAGTGAAGTAGAAATATCTCAAGGACAAGCATCATCCATGCTTCACACATTTTCAGAAGCCAATGCTTTTGTATATCTTCCTTCGGAAACAGGAGAAGTTAAAACAGGAGAACCTGTAAAAGTCAACTTACTCAACCATTAA
- a CDS encoding MoaD/ThiS family protein, whose translation MSIKILFFGSVTDITGQKELTAENISDTNTLKNYLLNKFPKINGLNFVIARNQEAITDNVPLNDGDEVALLPPFSGG comes from the coding sequence ATGAGCATAAAAATATTATTCTTTGGATCGGTAACAGATATAACAGGCCAAAAAGAGTTAACCGCCGAAAATATCTCAGACACGAACACCTTAAAAAACTACCTGTTAAATAAGTTTCCTAAAATTAACGGCTTAAATTTTGTAATAGCACGTAACCAAGAGGCCATCACCGACAATGTTCCTTTAAACGACGGAGATGAAGTTGCATTACTCCCACCATTTTCTGGAGGATAA
- the moaCB gene encoding bifunctional molybdenum cofactor biosynthesis protein MoaC/MoaB, translating into MVDITEKSTTLRHAIAQAIVKTSKQETIDAIKNGLVPKGNVFEIARAAGLFAVKRTSDTIPDCHPLPIEYTHISYEIKGLDIFIYIEVKTIYKTGVEVEAMHGASVVALTMYDMLKPIDKGIEIANIKLLEKKGGKSDHKAAKPGTTAEVIVCSDSIASGKKEDRAGSIVKSKLASYNLEISGYTIIPDNQELLKEKIVSASQSANLIIICGGTGLTKKDNTPEVLKPLLETEIPGIMEAARSYGQQRTPAAMFSRGVAGLMGKTLVMAIPGSTKGAEETINALFPGVLHILNNLQKQ; encoded by the coding sequence ATGGTAGATATAACAGAAAAGTCCACCACCTTAAGACATGCTATAGCACAAGCCATTGTAAAAACTAGTAAACAAGAAACTATAGACGCTATAAAAAATGGTTTGGTTCCAAAAGGCAATGTGTTTGAAATAGCTAGAGCAGCAGGTTTGTTTGCTGTAAAACGCACATCAGACACCATCCCCGACTGCCATCCTCTACCTATAGAATACACACATATTTCATATGAAATTAAAGGGCTTGACATATTCATATATATTGAGGTAAAAACCATTTATAAAACTGGCGTAGAAGTGGAAGCCATGCATGGTGCATCGGTAGTAGCCCTAACCATGTATGACATGCTAAAGCCCATTGACAAAGGCATTGAAATTGCCAATATAAAACTCTTAGAGAAAAAAGGTGGAAAAAGCGACCATAAAGCAGCAAAACCAGGAACAACAGCTGAAGTAATTGTATGCTCAGACAGCATTGCCAGTGGCAAAAAAGAAGATAGGGCAGGCAGTATTGTCAAGTCTAAGCTAGCATCTTATAATCTGGAAATTTCAGGTTACACTATCATTCCCGACAATCAAGAACTATTAAAAGAAAAGATCGTCTCAGCAAGCCAGTCAGCCAATTTGATAATCATTTGCGGTGGCACCGGTTTAACAAAAAAAGACAATACCCCAGAAGTATTAAAACCTTTGCTTGAGACAGAGATTCCAGGCATCATGGAGGCAGCCAGAAGCTATGGCCAACAAAGAACCCCAGCAGCAATGTTTTCAAGAGGAGTTGCAGGACTTATGGGCAAGACATTAGTCATGGCCATTCCAGGCTCAACCAAAGGAGCTGAAGAAACCATAAATGCCCTTTTCCCGGGCGTATTGCATATTTTAAACAACCTCCAAAAACAGTAA
- the typA gene encoding translational GTPase TypA, producing the protein MQNIRNVAIIAHVDHGKTTLVDKIIHASKLFRENQEFNDLILDNNDLERERGITIVSKNVSVRYKDVKINIIDTPGHSDFGGEVERVLKLADGVLLLVDAFEGPMPQTRFVLGKALGLGLKPIVVVNKVDKENCRPDEVHESVFDLMFNLGATEDQLDFVTLYGSSKNGWMAHDWKTPTNDIIPLLDSIVENIPAAPSPEGIPQLQITSLDYSSFVGRIAIGRVYQGTLKEGANMALTKADGSIKKVRIKELQVFEGLGKVKVPEVHAGDICAVVGIEGFEIGDTLTDPENPQELPRIAIDEPTMSMLFTINNSPFFGKEGKFVTSRHIRDRLYKETEKNLALRIKDTDSEDKFLVYGRGILHLSVLIETMRREGYELQVGQPQVLYKEIDGQKHEPVELLVVDVPEESSGKVIELVTQRKGELVIMEPKGDMQHLEFNIPSRGIIGLRNNVLTATAGEAVMTHRFKSYEPFKGAIPERNNGSLISMETGTSTAYAIDKLQDRGTFFVDPGEEIYMGQVIGEHSRSNDLVVNVMKGKKLTNMRASGSDDNVKIAPKIQFSLEEAMEYIQKDEYLEVTPKSIRMRKIYLDETERNRNKQREATVS; encoded by the coding sequence ATGCAGAACATTAGAAATGTTGCCATTATCGCACACGTTGACCATGGCAAAACCACACTCGTAGATAAAATCATTCATGCCTCTAAGCTGTTCCGCGAGAATCAGGAGTTTAATGACCTTATACTAGACAACAATGACCTCGAAAGAGAAAGAGGGATTACCATTGTATCTAAAAACGTATCTGTAAGATACAAAGATGTTAAAATCAATATTATTGATACCCCTGGTCACTCCGACTTTGGTGGTGAAGTAGAAAGGGTTCTGAAACTAGCAGACGGTGTTCTTTTGCTTGTCGATGCTTTTGAAGGACCAATGCCTCAGACACGCTTTGTTCTTGGAAAAGCTTTAGGTCTGGGACTTAAGCCTATTGTAGTAGTAAATAAAGTTGATAAAGAAAATTGCCGCCCTGACGAAGTGCACGAATCAGTATTTGATTTGATGTTCAACTTAGGAGCCACAGAAGACCAACTTGATTTCGTAACCTTGTATGGTTCTTCTAAAAATGGCTGGATGGCACATGACTGGAAAACGCCTACTAACGATATTATTCCTTTATTGGATTCTATTGTAGAAAATATACCTGCTGCACCTTCTCCAGAAGGTATTCCTCAGCTTCAGATCACTTCTTTGGATTATTCTTCTTTCGTTGGCCGTATTGCCATCGGTAGGGTTTACCAAGGAACATTAAAAGAAGGTGCCAACATGGCGCTTACCAAAGCTGACGGAAGTATTAAAAAAGTAAGGATTAAAGAACTTCAGGTATTTGAAGGTCTTGGTAAAGTAAAAGTGCCTGAAGTACATGCTGGTGATATATGTGCTGTAGTGGGTATAGAAGGTTTTGAAATAGGTGATACGCTTACAGATCCGGAAAACCCTCAAGAGCTTCCAAGGATTGCCATAGATGAGCCTACAATGAGTATGTTGTTTACCATCAACAACTCACCTTTCTTTGGTAAAGAGGGTAAGTTTGTAACCTCAAGACATATCAGGGACAGGCTGTATAAAGAAACAGAAAAGAACTTGGCGCTAAGAATAAAAGATACAGATTCTGAAGATAAGTTCTTGGTTTACGGAAGGGGTATCCTTCACTTGTCTGTTCTTATAGAGACTATGCGTCGTGAGGGGTATGAACTTCAGGTTGGACAGCCTCAGGTGCTTTATAAGGAAATTGATGGGCAAAAGCATGAACCTGTAGAGCTTTTGGTAGTAGATGTGCCGGAAGAGTCTTCAGGAAAGGTTATTGAACTTGTTACTCAAAGAAAAGGAGAACTTGTTATTATGGAACCTAAAGGAGATATGCAGCATCTTGAGTTCAATATTCCATCAAGGGGAATTATCGGATTGAGGAATAATGTTTTGACTGCTACCGCTGGTGAAGCGGTTATGACACATAGGTTTAAGTCTTATGAGCCTTTTAAAGGTGCTATTCCTGAAAGAAATAACGGTTCTTTGATTTCTATGGAAACTGGTACTTCCACAGCTTACGCCATTGACAAACTACAGGATAGGGGTACATTCTTTGTAGATCCCGGTGAGGAAATATATATGGGACAAGTTATCGGAGAGCACTCTAGGAGCAACGACCTTGTAGTGAATGTCATGAAAGGTAAAAAACTTACCAACATGCGTGCTTCGGGTTCTGATGATAACGTAAAAATTGCTCCTAAAATCCAGTTCTCTCTTGAAGAAGCGATGGAGTATATTCAGAAGGATGAGTATCTTGAAGTGACTCCTAAAAGTATTAGGATGAGAAAGATATATCTGGATGAAACAGAACGTAATAGAAACAAGCAAAGAGAAGCGACTGTTTCTTAA